The Malaclemys terrapin pileata isolate rMalTer1 chromosome 19, rMalTer1.hap1, whole genome shotgun sequence genome has a window encoding:
- the NADK gene encoding NAD kinase isoform X2: MKIFKHVMNDPSFNRIAWKWHIQDPASQRLTWNKPPKSVLVIKKIRDASLLQPFKELCVYLTEENNMIVYVEKKVLEDPAIVNDDNFGPVKKKFCTFREDYDDISNQIDFIICLGGDGTLLYASSLFQGSVPPVMAFHLGSLGFLTPFNFENFQSQVTQVIEGNAALVLRSRLKVKVVKEHREKKTLIQNGIEENGVISTSLEMEMGKHIMQYQVLNEVVVDRGPSSYLSNVDVFLDGHHITTVQGDGVIVSTPTGSTAYAAAAGASMIHPNVPAIMITPICPHSLSFRPIVVPAGVELKIMLSPDARNTAWVSFDGRKRQEVCHGDSISITTSCYPLPSICFRDPVSDWFESLAECLHWNVRKKQNHFAVEEEF, from the exons GCATATTCAGGACCCAGCAAGTCAGCGGTTGACATGGAACAAACCTCCAAAGAGTGTCCTTGTTATCAAAAAGATTCGCgatgccagtctgctccagccTTTTAAAGAACTCTGTGTATATCTTACTGAg GAGAACAACATGATAGTTTATGTAGAAAAAAAAGTGCTAGAAGACCCAGCCATAGTTAATGATGATAATTTTGGACCAGTGAAGAAGAAATTTTGCACTTTCAGAGAAG ATTATGATGATATCTCCAATCAGATAGACTTTATCATATGCCTGGGAGGAGATGGTACCTTGCTTTATGCTTCTTCGCTTTTTCAG GGTAGCGTACCTCCGGTTATGGCTTTTCATCTGGGATCTCTTGGATTTCTTACCCCCTTTAACTTTGAGAACTTTCAGTCCCAAGTTACTCAAGTTATAGAAG GCAATGCAGCGCTTGTTCTCCGGAGCAGACTGAAAGTGAAAGTAGTAAAGGAACACAGAGAGAAGAAGACATTGATACAAAATGGTATTGAAGAAAATGGAGTGATCTCTACAAGTCTAGAGATGGAAATGGGCAAGCATATCATGCAATATCAG GTCCTAAATGAAGTTGTTGTGGATCGAGGTCCTTCCTCCTACCTTTCcaatgtggatgtttttctagatggACATCACATAACCACAGTTCAAGGTGACG GCGTGATCGTCTCCACACCAACTGGTAGCACGGCTTATGCGGCTGCAGCGGGAGCATCAATGATTCATCCAAATGTTCCTGCAATAATGATCACCCCAATCTGCCCTCACTCACTGTCCTTCAGGCCCATTGTTGTTCCTGCAGGAGTTGAGCTCAAG ATCATGCTGTCCCCTGATGCCAGGAACACAGCATGGGTTTCATTTGATGGGAGGAAGAGACAGGAAGTCTGCCATGGAGACAG TATTAGCATCACTACCTCTTGCTATCCCCTCCCTTCGATCTGTTTCCGAGATCCTGTGAGTGACTGGTTTGAAAGCCTGGCTGAGTGTTTACACTGGAATGTTCGGAAGAAGCAAAATCACTTTGCTGTTGAAGAAGAATTTTGA